The Oncorhynchus nerka isolate Pitt River linkage group LG13, Oner_Uvic_2.0, whole genome shotgun sequence sequence CGGGCTACATTTCCAAACCTGTGTGTTGACAACACAATGAGTCAATTAGATACATACCGGGAATTCACTGGAATTAAAAGGCCTTGCTTCTTAAATGTGCTGAAGCAttcccttgtgtgtgtgtctacatacaGAATGTAAGTTCAACTACAAATGCTCATGTTTGGGTGTAATTTCTCTTTGCGCAGCTACAATCTGGCCATCGGCAACGACAGCGACCGCAGTCTCTTCCGCAAGCTCAGACTGAAGTATGCCGTGTTCGACGAGGGCCACATGCTGAAAAACATGAACTCCCTCCGTTACCGCCACCTCATGGCCATCAACGTTAGTTCACGGCACAACACCTCACACTTCCCCATTGACAAGTAGTAGAAGCAGTTGTCGTGTGCAATAGAGTTGATGTCTCTCTGTCTAGCCATCAGTGTTTTTCTGAATCTCTCGGACATTCCTGACTCTGTCTGCCTGGCTCCTTCTCGCTGTCTGTGTTTCTGActccctgtctccgtctgtccctgtgtctctgtctgtctacctgtttgTCCCTGCGTGTCTCCCtgattccctctctctgtgtgtcctcaggcGGAGCACCGGCTGCTCCTGACCGGCACCCCTCTGCAGAACAACCTGCTGGAGCTGATGTCGCTGCTCAACTTCATCATGCCCTCCATGTTCTCCAGCAGCACCACGCAGATAGCCAAGATGTTCTCCATGGTAAGATCAAGGGTCAAGTTTGGCATAGAAAtattctgatcctagatcagcagtccgtctctgagacactttgtgagtacagaccctggtcccactCCCCTCGTGTTAAGTGGGACTCTCACAGCAGGATGTGTGTCTTGATGTTCGTGTGGTAGAAATCCCACGAGGAACAGAGTCGTTTTGAGAGGGACCGCATCGCCCAGGCTAAACTCATCATGAAACCTTTCATCCTCAGACGAGTTAAGAGCGAGGTAAGGACACTCCCAAAGTGACTTACACTGAGAAATACTGGATGGTTCACAATGTGATAtttaaagatgtgtgtgtgtgggggggggggtgcgtgCGCTCGTGTGCGTATTGCactcgtttgtgtgtgtgtgtctctctctctcaggttcttAAGCAGCTGCCAGCGAAGGAGGAGAGGCTGGAATTCTGCACCATGAGCGAGAAGCAGCAGCTGCTTTACCAGAACATGGTGGGCAAGCTCAAGAAGTCTGCCATCGGAGAGAGTATGTACTGCACTGAACTGTAGTGTAGGTCCAGGGTGAAGTTTCTCCTAAATGCACATCTAGGATCAGATTTTACTCTCCCAATCCTAATCTTATCCATTAGTGGGGGAAAGTGCTACACTGACCCAAGATCAGGGTCTAGGGAAATCTTCACCATACTCAGTGTAGTGTTACAGCAGTGGCGTGAGAGACGGGTGGTGCATAGCTGGCACAATAAGCGTGTTTGTGTGATCGGCATCCTACATCCTGTGCCCTAATTTCAACTaaactgttttctctctccttcgctcttgctctcgctctctctcgcatgCTCAACCACTCGCTCACATCATCTCCATCTCTGTGTAGAGAAAGTGCTGTGCAACGTGATGATGCAGTTGAGGAAGATGGCCAACCACCCTCTGCTCCACCGGCAGTACTACACCACAGAGCGACTCGAGGCCATGAGTCACCTCATGCTCAAGGTTGCTGCTTTATTGGCCATTTTGTGTTTGTGTCctagtttttttttcttctgtcaATTTATATAAATCAAGTAAGTTCATCTCCTAAGAAACTACGTTACAACCCTTATCTCTTCTGTCTTTCtgtcaaccctctctcccttttttGTCTGTCTTTCTCAATATGTATATTTGTATTCATCCCCCTCCCCCTAGGAGCCGACCCATTTGGACGCGGACCCGGTGCTGATCCAGGAGGACATGGCGGTGATGTCGGACTTTGAGCTTCACCGGCTGTGCCAGCAGTACTCGTCGCTGCACAAATACCAGCTGGAGAAAGACCTACTGCTGGACTCCGGGAAGTTCCACCTGCTCCAGACGCTACTGGCCACACTTAAGACCAAGGTAAGGAGAGAGACTAGTTATTTTATTACTCTGTTTTGAGTGTTTCTCCCGACTCTTTCTTGAGTTCTGCCTCGTCCCTCCTTGGGCCCGTTCTGGAGGATGTACATTGTAGTATGGTGTGGAATCAGGGTTATCTCTAGTCATTATATTTCTATCTGCCATGTTCAGATCGTTTCACGGGGTGTGTTCATTAGCGCACAcagtagcaaaacattttggatTGAAAACAAGTGTATCTTATTTCTGGTTAGTCCCACTTGTTTTGTCCCGTTTTGGTTCCTTGTGAATACACCCGATATGTGAtgtggctgtgctgtgctgtgctctgctctgctctttcGGCAGGGAGACCGGGTGGTACTCTTCAGTCAGTTCACCATGATGCTGGACATTGTGGAGATTCTGCTTAAACACCTGGGCCACCGCTACGTCCGACTGGATGGCTCCACACCCATAGCAGACAGGTGAGCTGGGTTGGGTGGGTTCTTTCTAACATAATTGTGTGCAGTATTTTTCCATAGGATGTGTAACTAGGGACATAGTGCATATAACATTTAAATAAAAAGCTGTTCACTGGCAAATCTCTGAGAGTGTTGGTAGTATTGTATCTCACTGCTGCTAGTGAATCTTACTTCTAGAGTGTCGAGAAAATGCACGGAGCCACTGTAATCCCTAGACCCACCTCTGTTTGTTTGGTGCAGGATCGTGCTGATTGACGACTACAATATGGACCCGGAGATCTTTGTGTTCCTGCTGTCGACGCGGGCGGGCGGCCTGGGCATCAACCTGACCTCGGCCAACGTGGTCATCATGCACGACATCGATTGTAACCCCTACAACGACAAGCAGGCAGAGGACCGCTGCCACAGATTGGGCCAGACTAGGTGAGACCGACAGGGAGGGGCCAGACCAGgtaagacagaggaggggggCCAGACCAGGTGAGACCAGGGGGGTGGTAATGGCTGGGCTAGGCTAAATTTGGGCGTTAGGGAGATCTGTAGCGAGAGATGTCTCGCTTACAGAGAAGTCTTTATTAGTAGTGACGAGGTGCCATGTGGTCAGAAAAACCCCTCTGGCCCTAGAGACTGTGAGGACAAAATAGGGGGATCTAGTGATGCTGAGGGAATGGACACTGCTCTGATGAATGACTGAAGGTCAGTGTCTGTCCATCTCCTGCTACAGGACTGTCCAGGTGATCAAACTGATCCATAAGGACACCATAGAGGGCGGCATGCTGCAGCTGGGCCAGAAGAAGCTCAAACTGGAGCAGGACATGACCGCTGCCGAGGAGGGTAAGAACCTGGGGGGGACACAGTCGAGCttgcccacatacacacacacagacatttcaACGTCTTTAATTGTGAGAAAGAGGTGCTCAACCCAAAGCTCAGTGTCCATGGCCCCTCTCTTTTTCATGTAATGCATCAGTAACACACATTGAGAACAGGAGTCATCACATTATCGTATGTTTTTTTTCTCCTTCTTTTTCCCCCTTCGTGCCCAGGTGATGAGGGCACCATGTCTGAGGACATGGCCGTCCTCCTCAAGGCATCGCTGGGCCTGTGAGGGTCCGGGAGCTCCCTCCCTGGAGTTTCATTGGGACTCAGCCTGGAGCATTCCACCCctgactgacctgacctgacTGACTGAACCCTGCCATAGGTGGGTCTTTCCCTACTACTCACTCTGCCCTTGAGACCTGAGACGCAGCTGTGCACATCCAACAGTCTGCACTGGAGATGATATGATATGGTTGTGTTGATGGGATTATTGGCCTTTGCTGTCAGTAGCAGAGATGGCGGGTGTCGTTGAAGGTCAGTGGCGACTCTGCTCTGTGCAgcacctggggtgtattcattaggaaGCAAAAGTGCCAAAACGGAGAGGGACTAACCTCAACTTGTCCAATCAATTATTGTTTTCAGTGCAAGCGGTTTTCTGTTGCAAATTGTTTTGCTATGGATTGCACTAATGAACACACCCCATACTCTGCTCTGAAACAATGCCAGGGAACAGTTTGTCAAAGCAACTCTGTCTGTGCTGCCTTATAGTGATACAATGAAGTCCTGCAGGGGACTGACTACCAGGTGGTGACAGAGCTGCTCTGTTTATGTATCATTGTGATGTGACGTACTGTTGTCGAAGCTGTTACTCGTCCGTTTGTAATTTTGATGTCCTTGTTGCAACATCAACAGGGTTTGTCGAAACATGAAATAAAGatttcaatatttattttctTTTGTTTCAATGGTTTATTTTAAGTACATTTGTCTCCAGTGTCTTGAGTCGAAAATTGGTCATTAGTGCCGAGAATAGAGATTTTACTCCTACTCCAAATGGGGCAAAAATAAAAGCTATGCATTAGTCATAAGTCATACCTAGTAGGCAGATAGTTAGGACACCTCACAAGCTGAGTTAACCCGTTAAGAGTTATgagcaggtgtcttgataataaAATAAATGCAGCAAGTCAGTGGTTCCTGCACCACATGCTATTACTTTGTAGTTGTTCAAATGTTTTGCTATTTCTATATGATCAATCCTTAAATGATGTAGACCTACATGCAACAGTatcttctgtcttcaagagagcgagagttgcaccccttctgaaaaaacctacactcgatccctccgatgtcaacaactacagaccagtatcccttctttcttttctctccaaaactcttgaacgtgccgtccttggccagctctcccgctatctctctcagaatgaccttcttgatccaaatcagtcaggtttcaagactagtcattcaactgagactgctcttctctgtatcacggaggccctccgcactgctaaagctaactctctctcctctgctctcatccttctagacctatcggctgccttcgatactgtgaaccatcagatcctcctctccaccctctccgagttgggcatctccggcgcggcccacgcttggattgcgtcctacctgacaggtcgctcctaccaggtggcgtggcgagaatctgtctcctcaccacgcgctctcaccactggcgtccccagggctctgttctaggccctctcctattctcgctatacaccaagtcacttggctctgtcataacctcacatggtctctcctatcattgctatgcagacgacacacaattaatcttctcctttcccccttctgatgaccaggtggcgaatcgcatctctgcatgtctggcagacatatcagtgtggatgacggatcaccacctcaagctgaacctcggcaagacggagctgctcttcctcccgggaaggactgcccgttccatgatctcgccatcacggttgacaactccattgtgtcctcctcccagagcgctaagaaccttggcgtgatcctggacaacaccctgtcgttctcaactaacatcaaggcggtggcccgttcttgtaggttcatgctctacaacatccgcagagtacgaccctgcctcacacaggaagcagcgcaggtcctaatccaggcacttgtcatctcctgtctggattactgcaactcgctgttggctgggctccctgcctgtgccattaaacccctacaactcatccagaacgccgcagcccgtctggtgttcaaccttcccaagttctctcacgtcaccccgctcctccgctctctccactggcttccagttgaagctcgcatccgctacaagaccatggtgcttgcctacggagctgtgaggggaacggcacctcagtacctccaggctctgatcaggccctacacccaaacaagggcactgcgttcatccacctctggcctgctcgcctccctaccactgaggaagtacagttcccgcgcagcccagtcaaaactgttcgctgctctggccccccaatggtggaacaaactccctcacgacgccaggacagcggagtcaatcaccaccttccggagacac is a genomic window containing:
- the LOC115139706 gene encoding SWI/SNF-related matrix-associated actin-dependent regulator of chromatin subfamily A containing DEAD/H box 1B-like isoform X3, giving the protein MVRKLQRKFPDQDKEELRSVLQEHEWNVDDALEVLRMFSDPDEDSSAPEVSSSPEGKQKELNAKSNAKLSKAKSDAKPSRDRWESKDSKEEARRSNASALKWLFKKPAPESRPNSSSSSSTSTSQKLSNGTSVAKKEASERKKKVRASYERASSSEDEDTEGASSEFEGEDDELDFVAEDAGTSTLKGQILSFFQEASLDELSLIAGCSLKKAQKIVELRPFAVWQDLEVFHKENGLSAELLLGCRVVLRERAVVQGLMSKCQTISGKMVKGVTQVIDKDMGSMTQPSVLNRKLQLKPYQLIGLKWLLLLHQHKLNGILADEMGLGKTIQAIAFLGRLHQDGIDGPHLITVPSSTLDNWVRELKLWCPCLKVLVYYGSVEDRRYLRHDILSNQVDFNVIVSTYNLAIGNDSDRSLFRKLRLKYAVFDEGHMLKNMNSLRYRHLMAINAEHRLLLTGTPLQNNLLELMSLLNFIMPSMFSSSTTQIAKMFSMKSHEEQSRFERDRIAQAKLIMKPFILRRVKSEVLKQLPAKEERLEFCTMSEKQQLLYQNMVGKLKKSAIGEKKVLCNVMMQLRKMANHPLLHRQYYTTERLEAMSHLMLKEPTHLDADPVLIQEDMAVMSDFELHRLCQQYSSLHKYQLEKDLLLDSGKFHLLQTLLATLKTKGDRVVLFSQFTMMLDIVEILLKHLGHRYVRLDGSTPIADRIVLIDDYNMDPEIFVFLLSTRAGGLGINLTSANVVIMHDIDCNPYNDKQAEDRCHRLGQTRTVQVIKLIHKDTIEGGMLQLGQKKLKLEQDMTAAEEGDEGTMSEDMAVLLKASLGL